Proteins encoded by one window of Pseudonocardia sp. HH130629-09:
- a CDS encoding ABC transporter ATP-binding protein translates to MSDPAGLAVSDLAVRLGGRTVVDGVSFTVAPGRTLCLVGPNGSGKSTLLRAVLRILPAERGTVALDGRAAGEFSAREFARNVAAVLQDPGAEFDMSVREVVGMGRAPFQRLLVSTESDDDETVAAALAAAGVAHLTERSYRTLSGGERQRVVIARAFAQRPRLLVLDEPTNHLDVRHQFDVLDAARRRGVTTVMALHDLNLAAHYGDDVAVLHDGRLHAQGPPSDVITEEMVRDVYGVRAEVAPDADTGRPHIRFRPPAPDLRGVTP, encoded by the coding sequence ATGAGCGACCCGGCCGGGCTGGCCGTGTCCGACCTGGCGGTCCGGCTCGGCGGCCGGACCGTCGTCGACGGCGTGTCGTTCACGGTGGCCCCGGGCCGCACGCTCTGCCTCGTCGGACCGAACGGCAGCGGCAAGTCGACGCTGCTGCGCGCCGTGCTGCGGATCCTGCCCGCGGAGCGCGGGACGGTTGCGCTCGACGGCCGCGCGGCGGGGGAGTTCTCCGCCCGCGAGTTCGCCCGCAACGTCGCCGCGGTCCTGCAGGACCCCGGCGCCGAGTTCGACATGTCGGTGCGCGAGGTCGTCGGTATGGGGCGCGCGCCGTTCCAGCGCCTGCTCGTATCCACCGAGTCCGACGACGACGAGACCGTCGCTGCAGCACTGGCCGCGGCCGGCGTCGCGCACCTGACCGAGCGGTCCTACCGGACCCTCTCCGGCGGGGAGCGCCAGCGCGTGGTCATCGCCCGCGCGTTCGCCCAACGTCCCCGGCTGCTGGTGCTCGACGAACCGACCAACCATCTCGACGTCCGCCACCAGTTCGACGTGCTGGACGCCGCACGGCGTCGGGGAGTCACCACCGTGATGGCCCTGCACGACCTCAACCTCGCCGCCCACTACGGCGACGACGTCGCGGTGCTTCACGACGGGCGCCTGCACGCCCAAGGCCCGCCGTCGGACGTGATCACCGAGGAGATGGTGCGCGACGTCTACGGTGTCCGCGCCGAGGTCGCGCCCGACGCCGACACCGGCCGCCCGCACATCCGCTTCCGACCGCCGGCACCCGACCTCCGAGGAGTCACGCCGTGA
- a CDS encoding (2Fe-2S) ferredoxin domain-containing protein, which produces MTYPTTHPTDRAVVLVARPTPAGLDERALRRLAGAVAGRVPDPVRVAHLDHETPSLHEVLDELAAAGSASILVLALAVPADRYLTTWIAKAVANWRETRDSTLEIRQADGLTDLPGVADAVADLVASGGRPVTASPAGFRSPAWSDLDIPNRHLLVCRGPRCTAHGAGATHRALADATRGSSTQVTGMSCVGPCNLGPLVIEHPSGQWHQHVDPTRAEVLARPDSVPDDVMGGLPRPTGRV; this is translated from the coding sequence GTGACCTACCCGACGACCCACCCGACCGACCGGGCCGTCGTGCTGGTCGCCCGACCGACCCCCGCCGGCCTCGACGAACGGGCCCTGCGGCGGCTCGCCGGAGCCGTCGCCGGCCGGGTACCGGACCCCGTCCGCGTCGCGCACCTCGACCACGAGACGCCGTCCCTGCACGAGGTCCTCGACGAGCTGGCCGCGGCCGGGAGCGCCTCCATACTGGTCCTCGCGCTCGCGGTACCCGCGGACCGCTACCTCACGACGTGGATCGCGAAGGCCGTCGCGAACTGGCGGGAGACGCGGGACTCCACCCTGGAGATCCGCCAGGCCGACGGGCTGACGGACCTGCCCGGCGTCGCCGACGCCGTCGCCGATCTCGTCGCGTCCGGCGGCCGTCCGGTCACCGCGTCCCCGGCCGGATTCCGCAGCCCGGCGTGGTCGGACCTGGACATCCCGAACCGGCACCTGCTCGTCTGCCGTGGGCCGCGCTGCACTGCACACGGTGCCGGAGCTACACACCGGGCCCTGGCCGACGCCACGCGCGGGTCGTCGACCCAGGTCACCGGAATGTCCTGCGTCGGACCGTGCAACCTCGGGCCGCTGGTCATCGAACACCCGTCCGGCCAGTGGCACCAACACGTCGACCCGACGCGGGCAGAGGTCCTGGCCCGACCGGACTCGGTGCCCGACGACGTGATGGGCGGCCTACCCCGCCCGACCGGACGGGTGTGA
- a CDS encoding ABC transporter substrate-binding protein, which yields MSSPETITASAGGARRRATMLRLGMVATAVALAAGCSAAPSTEVPSQPAAAAPGFPMTIDNCGVQVRLDAPPQRVVTIYQHPAEIMYALGLERSMVGTAYPDNPYLPQFAAANASVPQISDKDASFEQVLATGPDMVYGGYDSAFSADKGTARERYQQSGVATYQNSEACTPKVTMDTVWSEIRTVARMFGVPERGESLVSDLQRRVDASSARVAGAPPVSVFVYDSGEDTAFTAGGRGISNDVIARAGGRNVFGDLDDLFGDVSFEQVAQRAPDVIVIYDYADGSGGVEAKKRFLLARPELASVPAIRNQRFTTLTLQDGVVGVRPPMAVETLARALHPDRFR from the coding sequence GTGTCGAGTCCGGAGACGATCACGGCGTCCGCCGGGGGCGCCCGCCGACGGGCGACGATGCTGCGCCTCGGAATGGTGGCGACGGCCGTCGCGCTCGCCGCGGGCTGCTCCGCGGCGCCGTCGACCGAGGTTCCGTCGCAGCCGGCCGCCGCCGCACCGGGCTTCCCGATGACCATCGACAACTGCGGTGTGCAGGTCCGCCTGGACGCGCCGCCGCAGCGGGTCGTGACGATCTACCAGCACCCGGCGGAGATCATGTACGCGCTCGGCCTCGAGCGCTCGATGGTCGGGACCGCCTACCCGGACAACCCCTATCTCCCGCAGTTCGCGGCCGCGAACGCGTCGGTGCCACAGATCTCGGACAAGGACGCCTCGTTCGAGCAGGTACTCGCCACCGGACCGGACATGGTCTACGGCGGCTACGACTCGGCGTTCTCCGCGGACAAGGGCACCGCCCGGGAGCGCTACCAGCAGTCCGGCGTCGCGACCTACCAGAACTCGGAGGCCTGCACGCCGAAGGTCACGATGGACACCGTCTGGTCCGAGATCCGCACGGTTGCGCGCATGTTCGGCGTCCCCGAGCGCGGCGAGTCGCTCGTCAGCGACCTGCAACGACGCGTGGATGCGTCGAGCGCCCGGGTCGCCGGTGCGCCTCCGGTGAGCGTGTTCGTCTATGACAGCGGCGAGGACACCGCGTTCACCGCCGGCGGACGCGGGATCAGCAACGACGTGATCGCACGCGCCGGCGGACGCAATGTGTTCGGGGACCTGGACGACCTCTTCGGCGACGTCTCGTTCGAGCAGGTCGCGCAGCGGGCACCGGACGTGATCGTGATCTACGACTACGCAGACGGCAGCGGCGGCGTCGAGGCGAAGAAGCGGTTCCTGCTCGCGCGTCCGGAGCTGGCCAGCGTGCCGGCGATCCGCAATCAGCGCTTCACCACGCTCACCCTGCAGGACGGCGTCGTCGGCGTCCGGCCGCCGATGGCCGTGGAGACCCTGGCCCGCGCCCTGCACCCCGACCGGTTCCGGTGA
- a CDS encoding FecCD family ABC transporter permease: MTIAPRRPAAADLAPGSHWRQPAVLVVLTAVLVVSVTAGISIGSVTIPPGQVWSNLAAAVTGGRIDATGPPFVRAIVTQSRAPRVLLAVVVGAGLAVVGAALQALVRNMLADPFLLGVSSGASVAAVLVIISGATAVLGLTTPVAAFLGALLALFVVYAMSRSGGQVTPTRLVLSGVAVAYVLSALTSLLLILAARPDAYREVLAWLLGSLGRATWDLLWLPTAAVAVGVAILLATARPLNLLLAGDEAATTMGVDVPRFRAAMFVLTSLVTGVLVSVSGPIGFVGLIVPHAVRLVVGSDHRRLLPAAALSGASFLVWADVAARTVASPIEVPVGVLTALCGGPFFLWLVRREARRGTRTSA; the protein is encoded by the coding sequence GTGACGATCGCACCCCGCCGCCCGGCCGCGGCGGACCTGGCTCCCGGCTCGCACTGGCGCCAGCCCGCGGTACTCGTCGTCCTGACGGCCGTGCTGGTCGTCTCGGTCACCGCCGGGATCTCGATCGGCTCCGTCACGATTCCGCCCGGCCAGGTGTGGTCCAACCTCGCGGCTGCGGTGACCGGCGGGCGGATCGACGCGACCGGGCCACCGTTCGTGCGGGCGATCGTCACCCAGAGCCGCGCCCCGCGGGTCCTGCTCGCCGTCGTCGTCGGGGCCGGCCTCGCCGTCGTGGGCGCCGCATTGCAGGCCCTCGTGCGCAACATGCTCGCCGACCCGTTCCTGCTCGGCGTCTCCTCCGGCGCCTCGGTCGCCGCGGTGCTCGTCATCATCTCCGGCGCGACCGCCGTCCTTGGCCTCACGACGCCGGTCGCGGCGTTCCTCGGCGCGTTGCTGGCGCTGTTCGTGGTCTACGCGATGTCGCGGTCCGGCGGGCAGGTCACGCCCACCCGGCTGGTGCTCTCCGGCGTCGCCGTCGCCTACGTTCTGTCCGCCCTGACCAGCCTGCTCCTGATCCTCGCGGCCCGCCCGGACGCCTACCGCGAGGTCCTGGCGTGGCTGCTCGGCAGCCTGGGCCGGGCCACCTGGGACCTCCTGTGGCTGCCGACGGCGGCGGTCGCGGTCGGCGTGGCGATCCTGCTCGCCACGGCCCGCCCGTTGAACCTGCTGCTCGCGGGCGACGAGGCCGCGACGACGATGGGTGTCGACGTCCCGCGGTTCCGCGCGGCGATGTTCGTCCTGACCTCGCTCGTCACCGGCGTCCTGGTCTCGGTGTCGGGGCCGATCGGCTTCGTCGGGCTCATCGTCCCGCACGCGGTGCGCCTGGTCGTCGGCAGCGACCACCGCCGCCTCCTCCCGGCCGCCGCCCTGAGCGGGGCGTCGTTCCTGGTGTGGGCCGACGTCGCCGCCCGCACCGTCGCCTCGCCGATCGAGGTCCCGGTCGGGGTGCTGACCGCGCTGTGCGGTGGGCCGTTCTTCCTGTGGCTCGTGCGGCGCGAGGCCCGTCGCGGCACCCGGACCAGCGCATGA